One window of the Chitinophaga niabensis genome contains the following:
- the fabF gene encoding beta-ketoacyl-ACP synthase II — protein MQPRRVVVTGLGALTPLGNSIDAFWQGLANGVSGADFIKQFDAAKFKTRFACELKDFDPTQFMDKKDARKMDPFTQTAVIAADEAIADAKIDRNSVDVDRVGVIWGTGVGGMINFSHELKEFFAGDGTPRFSPFLITRLILDIAAGHISIRHGFRGPNFSVVSACASSTNAIIDAMYHIRWGKADVIITGGSENIINEPCVGGFNAMKALSERNDDPKTASRPFDLDRDGFVMGEGAGALVLESYEHAMARGAKIYAELAGGGATADAHHISAPHPEGLGAFNVMKAALNDAGMAPEDIDYINVHGTSTPLGDVAEVKAVQQVFGDAAYKLNISSTKSMTGHLLGAAGAVESITIIKSIIEGLVPPTINHFTDDPQLDSKLNFTFNVAQKREVRAALSNTFGFGGHNASVIFKKFVP, from the coding sequence ATGCAACCAAGACGAGTAGTCGTTACAGGTTTAGGCGCGCTAACACCGCTCGGCAATTCCATAGATGCCTTTTGGCAGGGATTGGCGAACGGTGTATCCGGCGCTGACTTCATCAAGCAGTTCGACGCTGCCAAATTCAAAACCCGCTTCGCCTGCGAGCTTAAGGACTTCGATCCCACTCAATTCATGGATAAGAAGGATGCACGCAAGATGGATCCCTTCACCCAAACAGCAGTTATTGCAGCCGATGAGGCAATTGCCGATGCAAAGATCGATCGCAATTCCGTTGATGTAGACCGTGTTGGGGTGATTTGGGGTACGGGTGTTGGAGGTATGATCAACTTCAGCCACGAGCTGAAGGAATTCTTTGCTGGTGACGGAACCCCGCGGTTCAGTCCTTTTCTGATCACCCGCCTTATTCTGGATATTGCCGCAGGGCATATATCCATCCGGCATGGTTTCAGAGGGCCTAACTTCTCCGTGGTTTCAGCATGTGCTTCTTCTACCAATGCTATTATTGATGCAATGTACCATATCAGATGGGGCAAAGCAGATGTGATCATTACCGGAGGATCTGAAAACATCATCAATGAACCCTGTGTTGGCGGATTTAACGCCATGAAGGCATTGAGTGAACGTAACGATGATCCTAAAACGGCTTCCAGGCCATTTGATCTGGACCGTGATGGTTTTGTAATGGGAGAAGGTGCAGGCGCACTTGTACTGGAAAGTTATGAGCATGCTATGGCACGCGGTGCAAAGATCTATGCAGAATTAGCAGGAGGTGGTGCCACTGCAGATGCACATCACATTTCTGCACCCCATCCGGAAGGGCTGGGTGCTTTCAATGTAATGAAAGCAGCACTGAATGACGCCGGAATGGCTCCTGAAGACATTGATTACATCAATGTACACGGAACTTCCACCCCCCTGGGAGACGTTGCGGAAGTGAAGGCAGTACAACAGGTATTTGGCGATGCAGCATATAAGCTGAATATCAGTTCCACTAAATCCATGACCGGCCACTTGTTGGGCGCAGCAGGAGCAGTGGAATCTATTACCATTATCAAGAGTATTATTGAAGGCCTGGTTCCTCCCACTATTAACCATTTTACGGACGATCCCCAACTGGACTCCAAGTTGAACTTTACTTTCAATGTTGCCCAAAAACGCGAAGTAAGAGCAGCCCTCAGCAATACTTTCGGTTTTGGTGGACACAATGCCTCGGTTATTTTCAAAAAATTTGTTCCTTGA
- the rnc gene encoding ribonuclease III: MKILPGFLYKLIYGKKQLYKDLYNLLGFHPGNLALYEVALSHRSSKEKFLESNERLEYLGDAILGAIIGDYLFKKYPYKTEGYLTEMRSKIVNRQQLNDIAIKMGLRKLTIYDKYNSFLKISQIFGNTLEALVGAVYLDKGYNQTKQFVHKRLLVPYIDLETLESVEMNHKNKLYGWANKNGKTLEFELIEEQMDNGRRIFTVGAMLNGELICTGKAFNKKDASQIAASQAIELLGIGADDK, from the coding sequence GTGAAAATACTTCCAGGATTTCTATATAAGCTCATCTACGGGAAAAAGCAACTGTATAAAGACCTGTATAATTTACTCGGGTTCCACCCTGGTAACCTGGCTTTATATGAAGTGGCTTTGAGCCATCGTTCCAGCAAAGAGAAATTTCTCGAAAGCAACGAGCGACTGGAGTACCTCGGTGATGCCATATTGGGAGCAATCATCGGAGACTACCTCTTCAAAAAATACCCCTACAAAACAGAAGGTTACCTCACAGAAATGCGTTCAAAGATCGTGAACCGCCAACAGCTCAATGATATCGCTATCAAAATGGGCCTGCGCAAACTCACCATCTATGATAAGTATAACAGCTTCCTGAAGATCAGCCAGATCTTTGGCAATACACTGGAAGCATTGGTAGGTGCAGTTTACCTGGATAAGGGATATAATCAAACGAAACAGTTTGTGCACAAACGCCTCCTTGTTCCCTACATTGATCTGGAAACACTGGAGTCTGTAGAAATGAACCACAAGAACAAACTCTATGGCTGGGCTAACAAAAATGGCAAAACGCTGGAGTTTGAACTGATAGAAGAACAAATGGATAATGGCCGCCGTATTTTCACAGTGGGCGCCATGCTCAACGGTGAACTCATTTGCACCGGTAAAGCCTTTAATAAAAAAGATGCCAGCCAGATCGCAGCTTCCCAGGCTATAGAACTGCTGGGTATTGGGGCAGACGATAAATAA
- the cydB gene encoding cytochrome d ubiquinol oxidase subunit II: METIFGIDLPTLWFLVIGGLITGYGVLDGFDLGAGSLHLFFNKEESRRIALNAIGPVWDGNEVWLVISGGALFAGFPLVYGTILSTFYVPFMLFLVALIFRAISIEFRSKETMAWWRKMWDISYMVSSTLITLLLGLILGNLIHGLPFNEKHQFTGNLLSFFNPYSILIAFTTLSLFMLHGAIYLVMKTENRLYAKLTIMVNNCSKFFILCFILASMSTLIYIPHMTDQFKEYPWLFALPLLAVLTVLNIKRNIDNRKYFTAFVFSSCITAMLLILFAIGLYPNIIISTTDPANSISIYHAASSPKALRIMLLIAAIGTPLVLGYTIFVFWTFRGKVKLNEMSY, encoded by the coding sequence ATGGAAACAATTTTCGGCATAGACTTACCAACACTCTGGTTCCTGGTGATCGGAGGGCTCATTACGGGTTATGGCGTACTGGATGGATTTGATCTCGGCGCAGGGAGCCTGCACCTGTTCTTTAATAAAGAGGAAAGCAGGCGTATTGCACTCAATGCCATTGGGCCGGTATGGGATGGAAATGAAGTGTGGCTGGTAATTTCAGGCGGCGCCCTCTTTGCAGGCTTCCCATTGGTGTACGGCACTATCCTTTCCACCTTTTATGTTCCTTTCATGCTGTTCCTGGTAGCGCTCATTTTCAGGGCTATCTCCATTGAATTTCGCAGTAAGGAAACCATGGCCTGGTGGCGGAAAATGTGGGATATCAGTTATATGGTTTCCAGCACACTGATCACTTTATTACTTGGATTGATCCTCGGCAACCTGATCCATGGCCTGCCGTTCAATGAAAAACATCAGTTCACGGGTAACCTGCTCTCTTTCTTTAATCCCTATTCCATCCTCATCGCTTTTACCACCCTCTCCCTTTTTATGCTCCATGGTGCTATTTACCTGGTGATGAAAACGGAAAACCGGCTGTACGCCAAACTCACGATCATGGTGAACAACTGCAGCAAGTTCTTCATCCTCTGTTTTATCCTGGCTTCCATGTCTACCCTCATCTATATCCCCCATATGACGGACCAGTTCAAGGAATATCCATGGTTGTTTGCTCTTCCCCTGCTGGCAGTGCTGACCGTGCTGAACATCAAACGTAACATTGACAATCGTAAATATTTTACCGCTTTTGTGTTCTCGAGCTGCATTACGGCTATGCTCCTGATCCTTTTTGCCATTGGTTTATACCCTAATATCATTATTTCTACCACAGATCCTGCCAACAGTATCAGTATTTATCATGCCGCCTCATCGCCTAAAGCACTGAGGATCATGTTATTGATAGCAGCAATTGGTACGCCGCTGGTGCTGGGTTACACTATATTTGTCTTCTGGACCTTCAGGGGAAAAGTGAAGTTAAATGAGATGAGCTACTAA
- a CDS encoding SOS response-associated peptidase has protein sequence MCYDLSFSTSIESVYDYLPELKDLGQLDMYFEPTFHKVAQAYPKWPVVIADKGQLKLLKFEWGVIPGYMKTPEEIKKGRKWMVNARSEKVLDTKAYWSRIRKNRCLIPATGFFEHREIPGWKNKVPYYIKVKDRSMFFIAGLYAYSHIPHPETGELPGTFTVLTRDANDIMKRIHNGGDNAGRMPLILPIELEKEWLNPNLTDTDLQNILQYTLPSDNLEYWPVNSVRKAKPDDEGVIERAEYEGLPAL, from the coding sequence ATGTGTTACGATCTCTCTTTTTCTACCAGTATTGAATCAGTATATGATTATCTCCCGGAGCTGAAAGACCTTGGACAGCTGGATATGTATTTTGAGCCTACTTTTCACAAAGTGGCACAGGCTTATCCCAAGTGGCCTGTGGTGATCGCTGACAAAGGGCAGTTGAAACTCCTGAAATTTGAATGGGGTGTTATTCCCGGTTATATGAAAACACCGGAAGAAATAAAGAAAGGGCGTAAATGGATGGTGAATGCACGTTCTGAAAAAGTGCTGGATACAAAAGCTTACTGGAGCCGTATCCGTAAGAACCGTTGTCTTATTCCCGCCACCGGTTTCTTTGAACACCGGGAAATACCCGGTTGGAAAAATAAAGTGCCTTATTACATCAAGGTAAAAGATCGCAGCATGTTCTTCATTGCCGGGCTGTATGCTTACTCACATATTCCCCATCCTGAAACAGGAGAACTGCCGGGTACCTTTACCGTACTTACCCGCGATGCAAATGATATCATGAAGCGTATCCACAATGGAGGAGATAATGCAGGACGGATGCCGCTCATTCTTCCCATAGAACTGGAAAAGGAATGGCTGAATCCCAATCTAACGGATACGGATCTACAGAACATCCTGCAATACACGTTGCCTTCAGATAACCTTGAATACTGGCCGGTGAATTCTGTGAGAAAAGCAAAACCGGATGATGAAGGGGTTATTGAAAGGGCAGAGTATGAGGGCTTGCCTGCGTTATAA
- a CDS encoding helix-turn-helix transcriptional regulator — protein MNRIDRLTAILIQLQGKKVVKAQEIADRFEISLRTVYRDVKALMEAGVPVGAEAGTGYYIVEGYHLPPVMFNRTEAAALLTGEKLMEKHSDHSNQQQFSNAMQKIRAVLRGTDKDFLESLDDNIAVLKTRPSNVGEEFPNRFLSEIQDALARQKVLSLDYYSYYSDTSSRRDIEPIGIFHMNSSWHLIGYCRLRQDYRDFRADRIKSLSTTEQTFNKSSRMSLQEFIAKGHKQNEERLTEVKVRFTNEVVRYLGEQKYYYGFVEESAGKDHTEMTFLYGSLPCFARWLLAMGNNATIISPLNMKDILQVKIKELLAHHC, from the coding sequence ATGAATCGTATCGACCGGCTAACTGCCATTCTTATTCAGCTCCAGGGCAAAAAAGTGGTGAAAGCCCAGGAAATTGCAGACCGCTTTGAAATAAGCCTCCGCACGGTATACCGGGATGTGAAAGCTTTGATGGAAGCCGGGGTGCCTGTTGGTGCCGAGGCCGGTACGGGCTATTATATTGTGGAAGGTTACCACCTGCCGCCGGTGATGTTCAACCGTACAGAAGCTGCCGCCCTCCTCACAGGCGAAAAACTGATGGAAAAACACAGCGACCACTCCAATCAACAACAGTTCAGCAATGCCATGCAAAAGATCAGGGCGGTGCTGCGGGGAACGGATAAAGACTTCCTGGAATCCCTGGATGATAATATTGCAGTACTCAAAACCCGCCCTTCCAATGTGGGCGAAGAATTTCCCAACCGCTTCCTGAGTGAGATCCAGGACGCACTGGCCCGGCAGAAGGTACTTTCTCTCGATTATTACTCTTATTATAGTGATACCTCCTCCCGCCGGGATATTGAACCCATCGGGATCTTTCATATGAACAGCAGCTGGCACCTTATTGGCTACTGCCGCTTGCGGCAGGATTACCGGGATTTCAGGGCAGACCGGATTAAAAGTCTTTCTACCACAGAACAGACCTTTAACAAGAGCAGCCGGATGAGCCTCCAGGAATTCATCGCCAAGGGACACAAACAAAATGAAGAACGGCTCACTGAAGTGAAAGTGCGTTTCACCAATGAAGTGGTACGCTACCTGGGTGAACAGAAATACTATTACGGTTTTGTGGAAGAAAGCGCCGGAAAAGATCATACGGAAATGACCTTCCTCTATGGCAGCCTCCCCTGTTTTGCCCGCTGGCTGCTGGCAATGGGCAACAACGCTACCATTATTTCACCGCTCAACATGAAAGATATCCTGCAGGTGAAGATTAAAGAATTACTGGCGCATCACTGCTGA
- a CDS encoding response regulator, translated as MKKILVIEDDLLMIRVLELILKREGFDTELALNGKEAILNLVLNDYDLVLIDLKLPFEDLREMADQIRRSQEARPFPIMVIILGAFMQSAISDWFGLEAAEFITKPFSPQDLAKKVNRLLNVRRLQD; from the coding sequence ATGAAAAAGATACTGGTTATTGAAGATGACCTGCTGATGATCCGTGTACTGGAGCTAATACTGAAGAGAGAAGGATTCGACACAGAGCTGGCATTAAATGGCAAAGAAGCTATTCTTAATCTTGTTTTGAATGATTATGATCTTGTATTGATCGATCTCAAACTACCATTTGAAGACCTGAGGGAAATGGCCGACCAGATCCGCAGGAGCCAGGAAGCAAGGCCCTTTCCTATTATGGTGATCATTCTCGGTGCCTTCATGCAGAGCGCTATTTCAGACTGGTTTGGCCTGGAAGCAGCTGAATTCATCACCAAACCTTTTTCACCACAAGATCTGGCAAAAAAAGTGAACCGCCTCCTGAATGTGAGGCGCCTGCAAGACTAG
- a CDS encoding Y-family DNA polymerase, producing MLKNLAKDKMIAIVDCNNFYASCERLFNPKIKTRPVVVLSNNDGCVVARSEEAKALGIKMGEAAFAIEDMLVKNNVAVYSSNYTLYGSVSNRVMSTLARYSPNMEIYSIDEAFLDFSGMKDLFALAADIKKTVVQEVGIPVSVGVAPSKTLAKLANRFTKKHSRDIGVHVLDSPEKTIAALAATPVEDIWGVGAQYAALLHKHNMHTALDFSRAADDWVRKEMSVTGLRMLRELRGIPSIELQEEPPPKKGMGVSRSFGKLLTEKNDIREALASYMAICGERLRRQKSCAKLITIFLHTNNFRTQDKQYYRSINVQLPTATNSTKELIHYAMLGLDRIFKPDFNFKKVGVLAQDLVPEDQVQQNLFSEADLERDARLMKALDNINQHFSNKQLVRFAIQGNGMKWKLRQEKLSACFTTRVPEILKAKA from the coding sequence TTGCTAAAGAACTTAGCAAAAGACAAAATGATCGCCATTGTAGATTGTAACAATTTCTATGCGAGCTGTGAGCGGCTCTTCAACCCCAAGATCAAAACGAGGCCGGTGGTTGTATTGAGTAATAATGATGGATGCGTAGTAGCCCGGTCAGAGGAAGCCAAAGCCCTGGGCATCAAAATGGGAGAAGCCGCTTTTGCTATTGAAGACATGCTGGTGAAAAACAACGTAGCTGTTTATTCTTCCAATTATACCTTGTACGGCAGTGTTTCCAATCGTGTAATGAGCACGCTTGCCCGCTATTCCCCCAACATGGAAATATACAGTATAGATGAGGCCTTCCTGGATTTCTCCGGTATGAAAGATTTGTTTGCGCTTGCAGCAGATATCAAAAAAACCGTTGTACAGGAAGTGGGCATCCCTGTTTCTGTTGGGGTAGCTCCCAGCAAAACACTGGCAAAACTGGCCAACCGTTTCACCAAAAAACATTCCCGCGATATTGGTGTGCACGTACTGGATTCTCCCGAAAAAACAATCGCTGCACTGGCAGCCACACCGGTAGAAGATATCTGGGGTGTTGGTGCACAATATGCTGCCTTACTGCATAAACATAACATGCATACGGCATTGGATTTTTCCCGCGCGGCTGATGATTGGGTACGTAAAGAAATGTCTGTTACGGGCTTGCGGATGTTACGTGAATTACGGGGTATCCCTTCTATTGAATTGCAGGAAGAACCGCCGCCGAAGAAAGGCATGGGCGTATCCCGCTCTTTTGGAAAATTATTAACGGAGAAGAATGATATCAGGGAAGCACTGGCCAGTTACATGGCTATCTGCGGAGAAAGATTACGCCGCCAGAAAAGCTGTGCAAAACTGATCACCATATTCCTGCACACCAATAATTTCCGCACGCAGGATAAACAATATTACCGCTCCATCAATGTACAATTGCCCACTGCCACCAATAGCACAAAAGAACTGATCCATTACGCCATGCTGGGGCTGGACAGGATCTTCAAACCCGATTTCAATTTCAAAAAAGTAGGCGTGCTGGCGCAGGACCTTGTGCCGGAAGACCAGGTGCAGCAGAACCTTTTTTCTGAAGCTGATCTTGAAAGAGATGCCCGTTTAATGAAAGCACTGGATAACATCAACCAGCACTTTTCCAATAAACAATTGGTGCGGTTTGCCATCCAGGGAAATGGCATGAAGTGGAAACTGCGGCAGGAGAAATTATCTGCCTGTTTCACCACCCGCGTTCCTGAAATATTAAAAGCTAAAGCGTAG
- a CDS encoding GyrI-like domain-containing protein, protein MQKTDLAKEHKQYYSAKATPEIVTITAADFITIEGSGDPNSALFNAKVKALYTTAYTIKKIFKLQDKDFKVAKLEGFWWTESGAEVNAVPVSEWEWKLRIQLPSFVKKSDFTQAVALAGNKQIPHLDELRFEHYPGTLAVQILHTGSYHEETPTIHKMLAYIKLHNLEVSGTHHELYITDPSKTPKEKLRTILRLDVKSK, encoded by the coding sequence ATGCAAAAGACAGACCTCGCCAAAGAACACAAGCAATACTACAGTGCAAAAGCCACACCGGAGATCGTTACGATCACTGCGGCTGACTTCATTACCATTGAAGGTAGTGGCGATCCCAACTCCGCGCTGTTCAATGCAAAAGTAAAAGCGCTGTACACAACGGCTTACACGATCAAAAAGATCTTCAAACTGCAGGACAAAGATTTTAAAGTAGCCAAACTGGAAGGTTTCTGGTGGACGGAAAGTGGTGCTGAAGTAAATGCAGTACCTGTTAGCGAATGGGAGTGGAAATTACGGATACAGCTTCCTTCCTTTGTTAAAAAAAGTGATTTTACACAGGCAGTGGCACTGGCCGGCAATAAGCAGATACCTCACCTGGATGAATTGCGCTTTGAACATTACCCTGGAACACTGGCGGTACAGATCCTGCATACCGGTTCTTATCATGAGGAAACGCCTACGATCCACAAGATGCTGGCCTACATCAAACTGCATAACCTGGAAGTCAGCGGCACGCATCATGAGCTGTATATTACAGATCCTTCCAAAACGCCGAAAGAAAAGTTGAGGACTATTTTAAGGTTGGATGTGAAGTCGAAATAG
- a CDS encoding acyl carrier protein, translated as MSDIASRVKKIIIDKLGVDEAEVTPEASFTNDLGADSLDTVELIMEFEKEFNISIPDEQAETITTVGQAVAYLEEHVK; from the coding sequence ATGTCAGACATTGCATCAAGAGTTAAAAAGATCATTATTGACAAATTAGGCGTTGACGAGGCCGAGGTAACTCCTGAAGCCAGCTTTACCAACGACTTAGGCGCTGACTCTTTGGATACTGTAGAACTGATCATGGAATTCGAAAAAGAATTCAATATCTCCATTCCTGACGAACAAGCAGAGACTATCACCACTGTTGGCCAGGCAGTAGCTTACCTGGAAGAACACGTAAAATAA
- a CDS encoding cytochrome ubiquinol oxidase subunit I, translating to MPSVEILSRIQFAFTIAFHYIYPPLSIGLGLCLVIMEGMYLRTGIKMYEDITRFWIKIFALIFGIGVATGIVMEFEFGTNWAVYSRYVGDIFGSALAAEGIFAFALESGFLGILLFGWNRVSKGVHFFSTIMVALGSIFSALWIVIANSWQQTPTGYIIEGEGLEARAIITDFWEMVFNPSSVDRFSHVIIGSFLAGSFLVMSVAAWYIVKNRFVEPAKAMFKVGLCVATIAALAQLFTGHRSAHYVSEYQPAKLAAMEGHYDSSAVADMYIVGWVDAKSGKTTGIKIPGGLSFLTHGSFNAPVTGLNAFPKTERPSAVNFVFQTYHIMISIGMFLIALTLTACFLLWKKKLFSQKWLMTIFIWAVLLPQIANQAGWYAAEVGRQPWVVYGLLRTSDALSKEVKAEQVVFSLVLFSLVYTLLLVLFLYLLNKKIVHGPEMTPNEEDGSDEFSKRNIKQLQA from the coding sequence ATGCCCTCAGTTGAAATCCTTTCCCGCATCCAATTTGCTTTCACCATTGCCTTTCATTATATATATCCCCCGCTCAGCATAGGTCTAGGTCTTTGCCTGGTGATCATGGAAGGCATGTATCTCCGCACGGGGATTAAAATGTATGAGGATATCACCCGCTTCTGGATCAAAATATTCGCCCTCATCTTTGGTATTGGCGTGGCCACGGGTATTGTGATGGAATTTGAATTTGGCACCAACTGGGCTGTTTATTCCCGCTATGTGGGAGATATATTCGGCAGCGCCCTCGCAGCAGAAGGCATTTTTGCTTTTGCCCTGGAATCCGGTTTCCTGGGTATTCTGTTATTTGGATGGAACAGGGTGAGCAAAGGCGTTCACTTTTTCTCCACGATCATGGTAGCCCTGGGTTCTATCTTTTCTGCCCTCTGGATTGTGATCGCCAACTCCTGGCAGCAAACACCAACAGGTTATATCATTGAAGGGGAAGGGCTGGAAGCCCGCGCCATCATTACGGATTTCTGGGAAATGGTGTTCAACCCTTCTTCTGTAGACCGTTTCTCTCATGTGATCATTGGTTCTTTCCTGGCCGGTTCTTTTTTAGTGATGAGTGTGGCCGCCTGGTATATTGTGAAAAACCGTTTTGTGGAACCTGCAAAAGCCATGTTCAAAGTGGGCCTTTGTGTAGCTACAATTGCTGCACTGGCACAGCTTTTCACCGGTCACCGTTCTGCCCATTATGTAAGTGAATACCAGCCCGCGAAACTGGCTGCCATGGAGGGACATTACGATAGTTCCGCCGTGGCTGATATGTACATTGTTGGCTGGGTGGATGCCAAGTCTGGCAAAACAACGGGCATTAAAATTCCCGGCGGACTTTCCTTCCTCACCCATGGCAGTTTTAATGCCCCCGTTACAGGATTGAATGCTTTCCCTAAAACAGAACGCCCTTCTGCTGTGAACTTCGTTTTCCAGACCTATCATATCATGATCAGTATTGGCATGTTCCTGATAGCGCTTACACTCACGGCCTGTTTCCTGCTCTGGAAAAAGAAACTGTTCTCCCAGAAATGGCTCATGACCATTTTTATATGGGCTGTGTTGTTGCCCCAGATTGCCAACCAGGCCGGATGGTATGCTGCAGAAGTTGGCAGGCAGCCCTGGGTAGTGTATGGCCTGCTGCGTACTTCGGATGCTTTATCCAAAGAAGTGAAAGCAGAACAGGTGGTTTTCTCCCTGGTATTATTCAGTCTCGTATACACTTTACTGTTAGTGCTTTTCCTCTACCTCCTGAATAAGAAGATTGTACATGGCCCGGAAATGACGCCGAATGAAGAAGATGGCAGCGATGAATTCTCTAAACGTAACATTAAACAACTGCAGGCATAA
- a CDS encoding ATP-binding protein, with protein MIYHQFNIIKKTGLTSAVKDDDARKVMIVNSFSFLTALLCTFCGVSLSLISGQWIIFYTAMAFVAGFLSILLLNRKHHYAKAKFGLLFVYCCVMLYYGTTFGESTQVHFLGLFLIGVPLLICSPKEKGLKCACMAMPVTGLILLEANYYYEVVQPMELTRSMTFAFRWLIMTVVVVLNGMVISFYQVNIASLVKTLGIRNKSLRKRHEEIAGKEAELKLAYKELESYNEKLEREVENRTAQLNANYKVQGEILKDLQNTLAQMKKKDLQLEEYVAELESLRANLTAARDEAENANAAKSAFLREISHEIRNPLNAIIGISYLLLNDKSNKNKVPRDIVSYIENIYTSSHSLLEIINNVLELAKIEAGKTDDIRQESFALRDWLRSVVTIYQNAARLKDVGLQLQIDNGLPSHILGDRVHLSQILNNLLANAIKFTPANKKVTLYCFKKNALQWCIRVADEGVGIAKEKQALIFQPFEQADKTIYHKFGGTGLGLAISKRIAELMGGEIEVWSQPGEGTAFTVTLPLKIEKNQQLQEIVPGKKQFSVLSSSKRILLMEDNQTNQMIMERFFSNIGIQIMIADNGLDGVAMTRAHMPDLIIMDMHMPKMTGREALKLIREDPTLRHIPVIAISADAFREQQEAALEAGVNEYLIKPVEFDRLYEVVDKYLDAPCFVTEERMVAKVS; from the coding sequence ATGATCTACCACCAGTTCAATATCATTAAGAAAACAGGCCTTACCTCTGCCGTGAAAGACGATGATGCCCGCAAGGTTATGATCGTGAATTCATTCAGCTTCCTTACCGCCCTGTTATGCACTTTCTGCGGTGTATCGCTCTCACTTATCTCAGGTCAGTGGATCATTTTTTATACCGCCATGGCATTTGTTGCCGGCTTCCTCAGCATCCTCCTGCTCAATCGTAAACATCATTACGCCAAGGCCAAGTTCGGACTGTTGTTCGTGTATTGCTGCGTAATGCTGTATTATGGCACAACTTTCGGCGAAAGCACACAGGTACATTTCCTGGGGCTTTTTCTCATTGGTGTTCCATTATTGATCTGCTCTCCAAAGGAAAAGGGGCTCAAATGTGCCTGTATGGCCATGCCCGTTACCGGCCTTATATTACTGGAAGCTAATTATTATTACGAGGTAGTTCAACCCATGGAACTCACCCGCAGTATGACCTTTGCTTTCCGCTGGCTGATCATGACGGTAGTGGTGGTATTGAATGGTATGGTGATCAGTTTCTACCAGGTGAATATTGCCAGTCTTGTTAAAACCCTGGGCATCCGGAATAAATCATTGAGAAAAAGGCATGAAGAGATAGCCGGTAAAGAAGCAGAACTGAAACTGGCTTATAAAGAACTGGAAAGTTATAATGAGAAACTGGAAAGAGAAGTAGAGAACCGTACCGCACAACTGAACGCGAATTATAAAGTACAGGGAGAGATCCTGAAAGATCTGCAGAATACCCTGGCGCAGATGAAGAAGAAAGATCTGCAGCTGGAAGAATATGTGGCCGAACTGGAATCTCTCAGGGCTAACCTTACCGCTGCCAGGGATGAAGCGGAAAATGCCAATGCCGCCAAATCTGCTTTCCTGCGGGAGATCAGCCATGAGATCCGCAATCCGCTGAATGCCATTATTGGTATCAGTTATCTTTTGCTGAACGACAAGAGCAATAAGAATAAGGTACCACGTGATATTGTAAGCTACATTGAGAATATCTATACCAGCAGCCACAGCCTGCTGGAGATCATCAATAATGTACTGGAATTGGCTAAGATAGAAGCGGGCAAAACAGATGATATCCGCCAGGAATCATTTGCCCTGCGGGATTGGCTGCGCAGCGTGGTGACCATTTACCAGAATGCCGCAAGGCTGAAGGATGTGGGACTGCAGTTACAGATCGATAACGGCTTGCCTTCCCATATCCTGGGAGACCGTGTACATCTTTCGCAGATCCTGAATAACCTGCTGGCAAATGCCATCAAGTTCACCCCTGCAAATAAAAAAGTAACACTCTATTGTTTTAAGAAGAATGCATTGCAATGGTGCATCCGGGTAGCGGATGAAGGAGTAGGTATTGCCAAAGAAAAACAAGCTTTGATCTTCCAGCCATTTGAGCAGGCAGATAAAACTATTTATCACAAGTTTGGTGGAACCGGTCTCGGCCTGGCTATTTCCAAACGTATTGCAGAACTGATGGGTGGAGAAATAGAAGTTTGGAGTCAACCGGGCGAAGGCACTGCCTTTACAGTAACGCTGCCATTGAAGATTGAAAAGAATCAGCAGCTGCAGGAGATTGTTCCCGGCAAGAAGCAATTCTCCGTACTGTCTTCCAGCAAACGGATCTTACTGATGGAGGATAACCAGACCAATCAGATGATCATGGAACGGTTCTTCTCTAACATCGGCATTCAGATCATGATCGCAGATAACGGGCTGGATGGCGTAGCGATGACCCGTGCGCATATGCCGGACCTGATCATTATGGATATGCATATGCCTAAAATGACCGGACGTGAAGCATTGAAACTGATCCGCGAAGACCCCACGCTGCGCCATATTCCGGTGATTGCTATTTCTGCAGATGCTTTCCGCGAACAACAGGAAGCTGCGTTGGAAGCAGGGGTGAATGAATACCTGATCAAACCTGTTGAGTTCGACCGCTTATATGAAGTAGTAGATAAATATTTAGATGCCCCCTGTTTTGTAACAGAGGAAAGGATGGTAGCGAAGGTGAGTTAA